ATCTATTAGTCCAAGATCATTTGCAATTTTTATTCTAATTTGACCCATTGCTTTACATGCAGTTTCCCAGTTATTATTAGCTGTAAAGAAAATTATGTCATTATTTTCTAAAGAATAGGTTTTTATTAATTCCTGTTCTTCTGTTTTTAAAAATTTTGCAATTCCCCCGGAAAATTTATTGTTTTCAATTTTTGTAAAATAAAGCCCTTGTGTTTTGTAAAGCTTTGCAATTTCTTCTAAATTGTTTATTTTTGCTCTTGAAAACTTGTCAGCTTTATCTTTTACTATTAAAATTTTAATTGAACCTTTGTTTTTTAGAGTATCTTTGAATATATTAAATTCTGAATTTTTTAGATTACGACTTATATCTTGTAATTCAAGTTCAAATCTAGTATCTGGTTTGTCGCTTCCATATTTGTTCATTGCCTTTTTGTATGTTATTTTTTTGAATTTTTTAGGTAGGTTAATATTGATGCAATTTTTGAATATTAAAAAAAGCATATTTTCTATTAATTTAAAAATATTTTCTTTTTTGACAAAGCTCATTTCAAGATCGAGCTGGGTGAACTCTGGTTGTCTGTCCCCTCTTGAATCTTCGTCTCTATAGCAGCGGGCTATTTGAAAGTATTTGTCAAATCCTGCTATCATTATGAGTTGTTTGTAAAGTTGTGGAGATTGAGGTAGTGCATAAAAAGATCCTTTGTGAATCCTTGATGGGATTACAAAATCTCTTGCACCTTCTGGCGTTGATTTTACAAAAGTTGGAGTTTCTAGCTCTAAAAATTTTCTTTTTATTAAAAAATTTCTAATAAGATGAGTAGCCTGACATCTTAAAATAATTTTATTTTTCAAGGAATCTCTTCTTAAATCTAAGTATCTGTATTCAAGTTTTGAGTTTTCACTTGCATTATTGTCATCTTCTATCATAAATGGCAATTCATTGCACTTTGAGATAATTTCAATGTTTTTTGCCAATATTTCAAAATGTCCTGTTTTCATATTTGCATTTATCATGTTGGGGGGTCTTTTGATCAACAGTCCTTGAATTTTAATGCAATATTCAAGTTTTATTTTTTCTGCGATCTTTAGAAGCTTTTCTTCATTTACCAGAACTTGAGCTTTTTCATATCTGTCTCTTATATTTAGAAAGATAAATTTTCCGTGGTGTCTAATTTTTTTTACCCAAGCATTTATTTCAACTTTTTTGTCTATCAATTTTTCATTCAATTCATTACATTTGATAACTTTAAACATAACTTAGCTCACTATTATATTATAAATTTCTTTATCTGTTTTTGCATTTAAAATTTCTTTTTTGTACAGATCAACTTTGCCCACAACAGATGCTAAAATTCTAGGGTAGCTAACGTAATCTTTTGCTGGGCACAGTATTAATATAAAAACATGACTTAAGTTCTTGTCAAGAGCATTAAAGTCAATTCCCTCATGGCTTATTCCTATTGCAATATGTA
The window above is part of the Borreliella burgdorferi B31 genome. Proteins encoded here:
- the aspS gene encoding aspartate--tRNA ligase, whose protein sequence is MFKVIKCNELNEKLIDKKVEINAWVKKIRHHGKFIFLNIRDRYEKAQVLVNEEKLLKIAEKIKLEYCIKIQGLLIKRPPNMINANMKTGHFEILAKNIEIISKCNELPFMIEDDNNASENSKLEYRYLDLRRDSLKNKIILRCQATHLIRNFLIKRKFLELETPTFVKSTPEGARDFVIPSRIHKGSFYALPQSPQLYKQLIMIAGFDKYFQIARCYRDEDSRGDRQPEFTQLDLEMSFVKKENIFKLIENMLFLIFKNCININLPKKFKKITYKKAMNKYGSDKPDTRFELELQDISRNLKNSEFNIFKDTLKNKGSIKILIVKDKADKFSRAKINNLEEIAKLYKTQGLYFTKIENNKFSGGIAKFLKTEEQELIKTYSLENNDIIFFTANNNWETACKAMGQIRIKIANDLGLIDENKFEFLWVYDFPLFEYDENTKTYSPAHHMFSLPKKQYIANLEKNPKKTIGEIYDLVLNGVELGSGSIRIHNKELQQRIFKIIGFQKEKSEDRFGFFLKALEYGAPNHGGIAIGIDRLIMLMTKSTSIKDVILFPKNSFAASPLDNSPSKISNEQLKELGINIVDGDN